One Candidatus Hydrogenedentota bacterium genomic window carries:
- a CDS encoding acetylxylan esterase: protein MRISHLVSSRVTRRICAGALLLTAFPAASDFPAFDALPERADLPDPFIMLDGSKVETPEDWVQKRRPELKALFQHYVYGYAPPAPKLLFEETAPETTILDGKGRLKQVTIAFEGLPPGAPRINLALFLPASAQGPVPVFLAINKCGNYEVLPDPAIHHNPDAWCHEKCPETVEEGRGSKQDFWCVEYLLDRGYAFATFHESDVDPDKHDFEDGVHAAFKNVAAPDHAWGTIAAWSWGLRRCIDYLVTDPDIDANRVCVTGHSRRGKTALLTAALDERVALVVPHQSGTGGMALSRNNDQETVERINRVFPHWFCDAFTWFDHRENRLPVDQHLLVALVAPRALLDTAGLQDAWANYESALKNIRAADPVWKFLGAPGIAGNDMVLGPAPLDPEKTGNLMQFRLDEKHTLNQAYWKGILDFADLQFSR from the coding sequence ATGCGCATATCCCATCTCGTATCCTCCCGCGTCACCCGCCGCATCTGCGCGGGCGCGCTGCTGCTAACCGCTTTCCCCGCCGCATCGGACTTCCCCGCGTTTGACGCCCTCCCCGAACGCGCGGATCTCCCCGACCCCTTCATCATGCTCGACGGCTCGAAAGTGGAAACCCCGGAAGACTGGGTCCAGAAACGCCGCCCGGAGCTCAAGGCCCTTTTCCAGCACTACGTCTACGGCTACGCGCCGCCCGCCCCGAAGCTCCTCTTCGAGGAAACCGCCCCCGAAACCACGATCCTCGACGGCAAGGGCCGGCTGAAACAGGTGACGATCGCCTTCGAGGGCCTGCCCCCCGGCGCACCCCGGATCAACCTGGCCCTCTTTCTCCCCGCCAGCGCCCAGGGCCCCGTGCCGGTCTTCCTCGCAATCAACAAGTGCGGCAACTACGAAGTCCTCCCGGATCCCGCCATCCATCACAACCCCGACGCCTGGTGTCACGAAAAATGCCCGGAGACCGTCGAGGAGGGCCGCGGATCAAAGCAGGACTTCTGGTGCGTGGAATACCTGCTGGATCGGGGCTACGCCTTCGCCACCTTCCACGAAAGCGATGTCGACCCCGACAAACACGACTTCGAGGACGGCGTCCACGCCGCCTTCAAGAATGTCGCGGCTCCCGACCACGCCTGGGGCACCATCGCCGCCTGGTCGTGGGGGCTGCGCCGCTGTATCGACTACCTCGTCACCGACCCGGACATCGACGCCAACCGCGTCTGCGTGACCGGCCACTCCCGCCGCGGGAAGACCGCCCTCCTCACCGCCGCCCTGGACGAACGTGTCGCCCTCGTCGTGCCGCACCAGTCCGGAACCGGTGGCATGGCCCTCAGCCGAAACAACGACCAGGAAACCGTCGAGCGCATCAACCGCGTCTTCCCCCACTGGTTCTGCGACGCCTTCACCTGGTTCGATCACCGGGAAAACCGGCTGCCGGTCGACCAGCACCTGCTCGTGGCCCTCGTCGCGCCGCGCGCGCTGCTGGACACCGCCGGCCTCCAGGACGCGTGGGCCAACTACGAAAGCGCCCTGAAAAACATCCGCGCGGCGGACCCCGTCTGGAAGTTTTTGGGCGCCCCGGGCATCGCCGGAAACGACATGGTCCTCGGCCCCGCGCCGCTGGATCCCGAAAAAACCGGCAACCTGATGCAGTTCCGGCTGGACGAGAAGCACACCCTGAACCAGGCCTACTGGAAGGGCATTCTCGACTTCGCCGACCTTCAATTCAGCCGGTAG
- a CDS encoding GNAT family N-acetyltransferase has translation MPDVIMVVDRVEAVPRRELPAGFSYRAYRAGDRETWTRIHAETHFYDPLPQALHARQFGDDEDALAARQIFVVNGDGRAVATATAWFNDPAHGVPGGRVHWVAVVPAVQRRGIASALLGRVCERFAELGDTAAYLTTDAGNSRAIALYQGLGFRIADGPGRME, from the coding sequence ATGCCTGACGTGATAATGGTGGTGGACCGGGTGGAGGCGGTTCCGCGGCGCGAACTGCCCGCTGGTTTCTCGTACCGCGCCTACCGGGCGGGCGATCGCGAGACGTGGACGCGGATCCATGCGGAGACGCATTTCTACGATCCGCTGCCGCAGGCGCTGCACGCGCGGCAGTTCGGCGATGACGAAGACGCGCTGGCGGCGCGCCAGATCTTTGTGGTGAATGGCGACGGCCGGGCGGTGGCCACGGCGACGGCGTGGTTCAACGATCCGGCCCATGGCGTGCCCGGCGGGCGGGTGCATTGGGTGGCTGTTGTGCCGGCGGTGCAGCGCCGTGGTATCGCGTCGGCGTTGCTCGGGCGGGTGTGCGAACGTTTTGCGGAACTCGGCGATACAGCGGCGTATTTGACGACGGACGCGGGCAATAGCCGCGCGATTGCGCTGTACCAGGGCCTGGGCTTCCGGATCGCGGATGGTCCGGGCAGGATGGAGTGA
- a CDS encoding PSD1 domain-containing protein: protein MWRLRLEAFVLILAGLAHTGGVIAGEAPDFNREVLPILSNNCFACHGPDAPARKAGLRLDLEEAAKGAGKDGARPVAPGDPSASLILERMTAPDPDKRMPPPETGKSLSEAEIETVRRWIAAGAPWQAHWAFIPPARPAVPEVAPAEWPRNPVDNFVLARLADAGMTPSPEADRHTLIRRASLALTGVPPTPEAVEAFVLDADPHAYERLVDRLLASPRYGEHLGRYWLDLARYADTNGYAADIERTMWRYRDWVIAAFNQNMPFDQFTVEQLAGDLLPAPTLEQRIATGFSRNHPIMMEGGAIFEEYRVMNVVDRVDTTGAVWLGLTLKCAQCHDHKYDPISQREFYAMYAFFNNITEEESRLFGTELDGNSIPRIPAPLPEQSAARARLEAAIAAVREEKLRPDPALDAAQAAWEAEERAAAGARWTPVEVSRETPEAGVAVLTGILEQEGVTAVRLSAGGDAASLRIAEVELGVAPADGAGEAAPVALAGSAAIAGDAAPAHDGSLETAWEGEALVLAAGAPIGADGSSLLRVTVRGAAAQDGVRVEVSSDPGWLPAAMGPWHVTGPYVEATGDAALDTAHVAPGGIDLDALRPDGTPVWGRPEGEFADGKPQGLPGKTCATYLYRTISAPTPRTMDLALDNRNAVRLWVNGRLVLDKAAQRGEVGPHPAPVTIELRAGENAVLAKVVDYYDFNGHSFFFARRGEELGPMPLLVARALARGPEERSDAENVALRTFYRSRHWDSWAALHEEERDQAWALSRLDAQIPTTMVMEERSEPRPAHVLVRGLYDQPGEAVAPGVPAALHGWPEGTPANRLGFARWVVAPENPLAARVTVNRFWQRLFGEGLVRTPDDFGLQGDRPSHPELLDWLAVEFVTSGWDVRAMHRLLATSATFRQSSRVRGDGADPDNRLLARGPRFRLDAEVIRDSALAASGLLVERLGGPSVKPYQPPGLWRDVAYGGGGQRYTAQEFIQDHGEKLYRRSLYTFWKRAAAPPGMLIFDAPNRDVCTARRSRSNTPLQALVLMNDVQYVEAAREVARRVLEEAGPGAGERIEYACRVVFGRPPRPVEMAALLAQYETEAATYRARPDAAKALLGVGETVAGEGYDPAELAAWTLVASALMNADAFVTQY from the coding sequence ATGTGGCGCCTTCGGTTAGAAGCCTTCGTTCTTATCCTCGCGGGTCTCGCGCACACGGGCGGGGTGATCGCCGGGGAGGCTCCGGACTTCAATCGCGAGGTTCTGCCGATACTCTCCAACAACTGCTTTGCGTGCCACGGCCCCGATGCGCCGGCCCGGAAGGCGGGGCTGCGCCTGGATCTGGAGGAGGCCGCAAAGGGCGCGGGTAAGGATGGCGCGCGTCCCGTGGCGCCGGGGGATCCGTCCGCGAGCCTGATCCTGGAGCGGATGACCGCACCCGATCCCGACAAGCGGATGCCGCCGCCGGAAACCGGGAAGTCGCTTTCGGAAGCGGAAATCGAGACCGTGCGTCGGTGGATTGCGGCGGGCGCGCCGTGGCAGGCGCACTGGGCGTTCATCCCGCCCGCGCGGCCGGCGGTCCCGGAGGTTGCGCCCGCGGAATGGCCGCGGAATCCGGTCGATAACTTTGTGCTGGCGCGGCTGGCGGATGCGGGGATGACGCCGTCGCCCGAGGCCGATCGCCATACGCTTATCCGCCGCGCCTCGCTGGCGCTGACCGGCGTGCCGCCGACTCCCGAGGCGGTGGAGGCGTTTGTCCTCGACGCCGATCCGCATGCGTACGAGAGGCTGGTGGACCGGCTGCTGGCGTCGCCGCGTTACGGGGAGCATCTGGGCCGGTACTGGCTCGATCTGGCGCGGTACGCCGACACGAACGGGTACGCGGCGGACATCGAGCGCACGATGTGGCGATACCGGGACTGGGTGATCGCGGCGTTCAATCAGAACATGCCCTTCGACCAGTTCACGGTGGAGCAGCTTGCGGGGGACTTGCTCCCGGCGCCCACGCTGGAGCAGCGGATCGCGACGGGGTTCAGCCGGAACCATCCCATCATGATGGAGGGGGGCGCGATCTTCGAGGAATACCGCGTGATGAACGTGGTGGACCGGGTGGATACGACGGGCGCGGTGTGGCTCGGGCTTACGCTGAAATGCGCGCAGTGTCACGATCACAAGTACGATCCGATATCGCAGCGCGAGTTTTACGCGATGTACGCCTTCTTCAACAACATCACGGAGGAGGAGTCGCGGCTTTTCGGCACGGAGCTGGACGGCAATTCGATTCCCCGCATCCCAGCGCCGTTGCCGGAACAGTCCGCCGCGCGTGCGCGCCTGGAGGCGGCGATTGCGGCGGTGCGGGAGGAGAAGCTGCGGCCGGATCCGGCGCTGGACGCGGCGCAGGCGGCGTGGGAGGCGGAGGAACGCGCGGCGGCGGGAGCGCGCTGGACGCCGGTGGAGGTTTCACGGGAGACGCCGGAGGCGGGTGTGGCGGTTTTGACTGGGATTTTGGAGCAGGAAGGCGTCACGGCGGTGCGGCTTTCGGCGGGCGGGGATGCGGCTTCTCTGCGGATTGCGGAGGTGGAATTGGGCGTTGCGCCGGCGGATGGCGCGGGCGAGGCGGCGCCCGTGGCGCTGGCGGGGAGTGCGGCGATCGCGGGGGACGCGGCGCCGGCGCACGACGGCAGCCTGGAGACGGCCTGGGAAGGTGAAGCGCTGGTGCTTGCGGCGGGGGCGCCCATTGGTGCGGACGGTTCTTCTCTGCTTCGGGTTACGGTGCGCGGGGCCGCCGCGCAGGATGGCGTCCGGGTCGAGGTCAGCTCCGATCCCGGCTGGCTGCCCGCGGCGATGGGCCCCTGGCATGTGACCGGGCCGTATGTGGAGGCGACGGGGGACGCGGCGCTCGACACCGCGCACGTGGCGCCCGGCGGGATCGATCTGGACGCGCTCCGCCCGGACGGGACACCCGTCTGGGGGCGTCCCGAGGGGGAATTCGCCGACGGCAAGCCGCAGGGGCTTCCCGGGAAGACCTGCGCGACGTATCTCTACCGTACCATCAGCGCGCCGACGCCGCGAACGATGGATCTTGCGCTGGACAACCGCAACGCGGTCCGGCTCTGGGTTAATGGTCGGCTGGTTCTGGACAAGGCGGCCCAGCGCGGGGAGGTGGGGCCGCATCCGGCACCGGTGACGATAGAATTGCGCGCGGGCGAGAACGCGGTGCTGGCGAAGGTGGTGGATTACTATGATTTTAATGGGCACAGTTTCTTTTTCGCGCGCCGGGGCGAGGAACTCGGGCCAATGCCGCTGTTGGTGGCGCGCGCGCTGGCGCGGGGTCCCGAGGAACGAAGTGACGCGGAGAACGTGGCGCTGCGGACGTTTTACCGGAGCCGGCACTGGGACAGCTGGGCGGCGCTTCACGAGGAGGAACGCGACCAGGCCTGGGCGCTGTCGCGGCTGGACGCGCAGATTCCCACGACGATGGTCATGGAGGAGCGGAGCGAGCCGCGTCCGGCGCATGTGCTGGTGCGGGGCCTGTACGATCAGCCGGGGGAGGCTGTGGCGCCGGGCGTGCCCGCTGCGCTGCACGGGTGGCCCGAAGGGACCCCCGCGAACCGGCTGGGCTTTGCGCGGTGGGTTGTCGCGCCGGAGAATCCGCTGGCGGCGCGCGTGACGGTGAACCGGTTCTGGCAGCGCCTCTTCGGGGAGGGGCTGGTGCGGACGCCGGACGATTTTGGTTTGCAGGGCGATCGCCCGTCGCATCCGGAACTGCTCGACTGGCTTGCGGTGGAGTTTGTGACGTCTGGGTGGGACGTTCGGGCGATGCACCGGCTGCTTGCGACATCGGCGACGTTCCGGCAGTCGTCGCGGGTGCGCGGCGATGGGGCGGATCCGGACAACCGGCTTCTGGCGCGGGGTCCACGCTTCCGGCTGGATGCCGAGGTGATTCGGGACAGTGCGCTGGCGGCGAGCGGGTTGCTCGTGGAGCGTTTGGGTGGCCCGAGCGTGAAGCCGTATCAGCCGCCCGGTTTGTGGCGGGATGTGGCGTATGGCGGGGGCGGCCAGCGGTACACGGCCCAGGAGTTCATTCAGGATCACGGGGAGAAGCTGTACCGGCGCAGTCTCTACACATTCTGGAAGCGTGCGGCGGCTCCGCCGGGCATGCTGATTTTCGACGCGCCGAACCGGGATGTGTGCACGGCCCGCCGGAGCCGGAGCAACACGCCGTTGCAGGCGCTTGTGCTCATGAACGATGTGCAGTACGTGGAGGCGGCGCGGGAGGTGGCGCGGCGGGTGCTGGAGGAGGCGGGACCCGGGGCGGGCGAGCGCATTGAATACGCGTGTCGGGTGGTGTTCGGGCGTCCGCCGCGCCCGGTGGAGATGGCGGCGCTGCTGGCGCAGTATGAGACGGAGGCGGCGACGTATCGGGCGCGTCCGGATGCGGCGAAGGCGTTGTTGGGTGTGGGGGAGACAGTGGCGGGTGAGGGGTATGATCCGGCGGAGTTGGCGGCGTGGACGCTGGTGGCGAGCGCGTTGATGAATGCGGATGCGTTTGTGACGCAGTATTGA
- a CDS encoding ankyrin repeat domain-containing protein yields the protein MVTKLLTLLLALASAWNAAAQAPLDWVRPDEHVYNPASLLGDHHVTRLEESARQARAIDAVPLYAIAVPAPEGYGGDGLAPDAFAERILAAFQAALAEDSGLDRDRAVAVILFADAGKIEIALGPGWTPAARGRAPGILAGIRADYLDIGSLAPGLVECAARVVDMIQDQQKGAGATTSRYYAAAGGFVALIAAFALWGWRRGPRASSAIAEAVSRQHKSLILRELKKGVDPNAFDDHGYTAAIYAAGQGDTAVLRELVEHGADLGLATAQGETPLYAAAQHGHAETVQYLLSLGLPVDPETVHRETPLLIAAREGHVPVIQALLAAGANVNQQDNRGWTALMIALREDHRDLVNRLLSHHVDVNLAPREGAGALMMAVKQEDEELVRRIIERGADVHHTDRDGMCALRIAVLRGNQPIARRLLNAGADVTAPFANKETPVQCAEREGHADLAAYLKKRVKRLAACMDILEVVARGDIDRIREIVAQVPHSVNVHSKSSRWTPLLIAVRARHLDIAEILLANGADVHARSTEGKAAIAYAVDLDDLAMVKALLEGGARIDQVDPTGIDLRGYAEQQDRPAIVEFIDSFRDQQAAGHALFTAVKEDDPPKALSILKERPLCVDARTRHERWTPLLHAVREDNANMAKLLLEFNAQVDLANSRGMTPLMYAARNGNIELVRLLVNHGADVRIRSREGNTACEFALDRGHVRIVMLLQEVEAQLAALSTAGLLDGADTVADFTSVDGGEVLESGDRGRATDIFRAIMYNDLALARNVLKHWPECVQLQRGPAELTPLHMAINAGLYTLAEMLLEAGADVNATASDGKTPLFQAVARADRNLVSLLLNHGARVWHLVQGQTAIQVAQAAGYDDIVEELTRPPDISRPDPATPEQ from the coding sequence ATGGTTACGAAGCTCCTGACACTGCTGCTCGCGCTTGCGTCCGCCTGGAACGCCGCCGCACAGGCCCCGCTGGACTGGGTCCGGCCCGACGAGCACGTATACAATCCCGCCTCCCTCCTCGGCGACCACCACGTGACCCGCCTCGAAGAAAGCGCCCGCCAGGCCCGCGCCATTGACGCCGTGCCCCTCTACGCTATCGCCGTCCCCGCCCCCGAAGGTTACGGTGGAGACGGGCTCGCCCCCGACGCCTTTGCGGAACGGATCCTCGCCGCGTTTCAGGCCGCGCTCGCGGAAGACAGTGGCCTGGATCGGGATCGGGCCGTCGCCGTAATACTCTTCGCGGACGCCGGCAAGATCGAAATCGCACTCGGCCCGGGATGGACGCCCGCCGCGCGCGGCCGCGCGCCCGGTATTCTTGCCGGGATCCGGGCGGACTACCTGGACATCGGCTCGCTGGCGCCCGGCCTGGTGGAATGCGCCGCCCGCGTGGTCGACATGATCCAGGACCAGCAAAAAGGCGCCGGTGCGACCACGTCCCGCTACTATGCCGCCGCTGGGGGGTTCGTCGCCCTCATCGCCGCCTTCGCGCTGTGGGGCTGGCGGCGCGGCCCGCGCGCATCAAGCGCCATCGCCGAAGCGGTCTCCCGCCAACACAAGTCCCTGATCCTCCGCGAATTGAAAAAGGGCGTCGATCCGAACGCCTTCGACGATCACGGCTACACCGCCGCCATCTACGCCGCGGGACAGGGCGACACGGCCGTCCTCCGGGAGCTCGTGGAACACGGGGCGGACCTCGGCCTCGCCACCGCGCAGGGCGAGACCCCGCTCTACGCCGCCGCCCAGCACGGCCACGCCGAAACCGTCCAGTACCTCCTCTCCCTCGGCCTCCCCGTGGACCCCGAAACGGTCCACCGCGAAACGCCGCTCCTGATCGCCGCCCGCGAAGGCCACGTCCCCGTGATCCAGGCCCTGCTCGCCGCCGGAGCCAACGTCAACCAGCAGGACAATCGGGGCTGGACCGCGCTTATGATCGCGCTGCGCGAAGACCACCGCGACCTCGTCAACCGCCTGTTGAGCCACCATGTCGATGTAAATCTCGCGCCACGAGAAGGGGCCGGCGCCCTGATGATGGCGGTGAAGCAGGAAGACGAGGAACTCGTCCGGCGCATCATCGAGCGCGGCGCCGATGTGCACCACACCGACCGCGACGGCATGTGCGCGCTCCGCATCGCCGTCCTTCGCGGGAATCAGCCGATCGCGCGCCGCCTGCTGAACGCCGGCGCCGACGTCACCGCGCCCTTCGCCAACAAGGAAACCCCCGTCCAGTGCGCCGAGCGCGAAGGCCACGCCGATCTCGCCGCCTACCTCAAGAAACGCGTCAAACGCCTCGCCGCCTGCATGGATATCCTCGAAGTCGTCGCCCGCGGCGACATTGATCGCATCCGCGAAATCGTGGCGCAGGTCCCCCACAGCGTCAACGTCCACTCCAAGAGCAGCCGCTGGACGCCCCTCCTGATCGCCGTGCGCGCGCGCCACCTCGATATTGCCGAGATCCTCCTGGCGAACGGGGCCGATGTCCACGCGCGGAGCACCGAGGGCAAAGCCGCCATCGCCTACGCTGTCGATCTTGACGACTTGGCCATGGTCAAGGCCCTCCTCGAAGGCGGCGCCCGAATCGACCAGGTCGACCCCACCGGAATCGACCTGCGCGGCTACGCCGAGCAGCAGGACCGCCCCGCCATCGTCGAGTTTATCGACTCTTTCCGCGATCAGCAGGCCGCCGGACACGCCCTCTTCACGGCCGTCAAGGAAGACGACCCGCCCAAGGCGCTCTCCATCCTCAAGGAACGCCCGCTTTGCGTGGACGCCCGCACCCGGCACGAGCGCTGGACACCCCTGCTCCACGCCGTCCGCGAAGACAACGCCAACATGGCCAAGCTCCTGCTCGAATTCAACGCGCAGGTCGACCTGGCCAACAGCCGCGGCATGACCCCGCTCATGTACGCCGCGCGCAACGGCAACATCGAACTCGTGCGCCTCCTCGTCAACCACGGCGCCGATGTGCGGATCCGCTCGCGCGAGGGAAACACCGCCTGCGAATTTGCCCTCGACCGCGGCCACGTCCGCATCGTCATGCTGCTCCAGGAGGTTGAAGCCCAGCTCGCCGCATTATCCACCGCCGGCCTGCTCGATGGGGCGGATACCGTGGCCGATTTCACTTCGGTGGACGGTGGAGAAGTCCTGGAAAGCGGCGATCGCGGACGCGCGACCGATATTTTTCGCGCTATCATGTACAACGACCTCGCACTTGCGCGCAATGTCCTCAAGCACTGGCCCGAATGCGTGCAGCTCCAGCGCGGGCCCGCCGAACTCACCCCCCTCCACATGGCCATCAACGCCGGCCTCTACACCCTCGCTGAAATGCTGCTCGAAGCCGGGGCCGACGTCAACGCCACCGCCAGCGACGGAAAGACCCCGCTTTTCCAGGCCGTCGCCCGCGCCGACAGGAACCTCGTAAGCCTCCTCCTCAACCACGGCGCCCGCGTATGGCATCTCGTCCAGGGCCAGACCGCGATACAGGTGGCCCAGGCCGCCGGCTACGACGACATCGTCGAAGAACTCACCCGCCCCCCAGACATCAGCCGCCCGGACCCGGCCACACCCGAACAATAA